The proteins below are encoded in one region of Lactuca sativa cultivar Salinas chromosome 3, Lsat_Salinas_v11, whole genome shotgun sequence:
- the LOC128132942 gene encoding zinc finger BED domain-containing protein RICESLEEPER 2-like, with protein MDDGGSTTNLLSPNKGMGVVTGVGIDNPSSQSVHGMDHTTTPNEETTSQIPNENESVREKNNETDEDEVQLTRKRKKTSEVWDDFVVVTLRDGKKKAECKHCKSRLAITGSGPTSSYKRHLNSCIPHKQSLKNQQILNFQPSGCDVDFVPPLIGPDTKYDENKMREAIANWILSTEQPFATVEDVMFVKMMKTATPLFEKLSRVTITSDCFKVYEHEKKRLKALTKAASKISLTTDCWKSSHQKIEYMVITAHFKRVLSFVHVPPPRTAVDIADGIYKCLQEWEIKDKIFTISVDNAAYNDKALRRLKETFSRVRKLSCGGRLFHIRCCAHILNLLVKDGLAIIDHIIGDVREGIKYINNSEGRRLNFSKAAHQMQIRDRKLMLDVPTRWNSTYDMLCMALKFKDAFPRYAECEPHFHHLPTDEDWENVQSVCEILKVFKVCTNIISGSDYPTANLYLIEVIRVKQTLDKGSLSTNDFIRDMVKKMKEKFDKYWGECHLVMAIASVLDPRFKMKLVEFCFPTLYQNSNENIKEVKNALYEMYSEYLEMHDTLVRESATHGSEHERNVLGLNEGTSLGSGWEAFGEFIKTADLERPEKSELDMYLEEGVYREKGQTGMESFNALEWWNVHKLKYRVLSLMARDVLAIPISTVASEATFSAGGRVIDPYRASLGFDTVQMLICGGDWIRQVHGVKKKLKKEEFPIEVLLPEVNTK; from the exons ATGGATGATGGAGGGTCTACAACAAACCTATTAAGTCCAAACAAAGGAATGGGGGTTGTAACAGGTGTTGGGATTGATAATCCGTCATCACAATCAGTACATGGTATGGATCACACAACCACTCCAAATGAAGAAACAACTAGTCAAATCCCTAATGAAAATGAAAGTGTGAGAGAAAAAAATAACGAAACCGATGAAGATGAAGTACAATTAACGAGAAAACGGAAAAAAACATCAGAAGTATGGGACGACTTTGTTGTAGTTACACTCCGGGATGGTAAGAAAAAAGCCGAATGCAAACATTGTAAGTCAAGGTTGGCTATTACTGGTTCAGGTCCTACATCATCATATAAAAGACACCTAAACAGTTGCATCCCCCATAAACAATCGCTAAAAAACCAACAAATACTAAATTTTCAACCTAGTGGGTGTGATGTGGATTTTGTGCCACCATTGATCGGACCGGATACAAAATATGATGAAAACAAGATGAGGGAGGCCATAGCTAATTGGATACTAAGTACTGAGCAACCGTTTGCTACTGTGGAAGATgtaatgtttgtgaaaatgatgaaGACAGCTACTCCATTGTTTGAGAAATTAAGCAGAGTTACAATTACGTCAGACTGTTTTAAGGTATACGAGCATGAGAAGAAAAGGTTGAAAGCCCTTACAAAAGCTGCCTCTAAAATCAGTTTAACAACTGATTGTTGGAAGTCCTCGCATCAGAAAATTGAGTATATGGTTATTACTGCACATTTT AAACGTGTATTAAGTTTTGTACATGTTCCTCCTCCTCGTACTGCGGTTGATATTGCCGATGGTATTTACAAGTGTTTGCAAGAGTGGGAAATTAAAGATAAGATTTTCACCATCTCAGTTGACAACGCAGCTTATAATGACAAAGCTTTAAGAAGATTGAAAGAAACTTTTTCGCGTGTAAGAAAACTTTCATGTGGTGGTAGATTGTTTCATATACGATGTTGCGCACACATATTGAATCTTCTAGTGAAAGATGGTCTTGCAATAATTGATCATATCATCGGTGATGTTCGTGAGGGTATAAAGTATATTAACAATTCGGAGGGTAGACGTCTAAATTTTTCAAAGGCTGCACATCAAATGCAAATACGTGATCGGAAGTTAATGCTTGATGTTCCAACACGATGGAATTCAACCTATGATATGTTGTGCATGGCTTTAAAGTTCAAAGATGCTTTCCCAAG GTATGCAGAGTGTGAACCACATTTTCATCACTTGCCAACTGACGAAGATTGGGAAAATGTTCAAAGCGTATGTGAAATTTTGAAGGTTTTTAAG GTGTGCACGAATATCATCTCGGGCAGTGATTATCCTACTGCTAATTTATATCTAATTGAAGTGATTAGAGTGAAGCAAACTCTTGATAAAGGTTCATTATCTACAAACGATTTTATTCGTGATATGGTGAAGAAAATGAAGGAAAAGTTTGACAAGTATTGGGGTGAGTGTCACCTTGTAATGGCAATAGCTTCTGTGTTAGATCCACGGTTCAAGATGAAGTTGGTTGAATTTTGCTTTCCAACACTTTATCAAAATTCAAACGAGAACATTAAAGAAGTGAAGAATGCACTTTATGAAATGTATTCGGAGTATTTAGAGATGCATGACACATTAGTTAGGGAATCTGCAACACATGGAAGCGAACATGAAAGAAATGTTTTAGGGTTGAATGAAGGTACATCACTTGGATCTGGATGGGAGGCATTTGGAGAGTTCATAAAGACTGCAGATTTGGAGAGACCAGAAAAGTCAGAGCTTGATATGTATTTAGAAGAAGGTGTTTATAGGGAGAAAGGACAAACAGGAATGGAATCATTTAATGCTTTAGAGTGGTGGAATGTGCACAAGTTAAAGTACCGTGTTTTATCATTGATGGCTAGAGATGTACTTGCAATCCCAATTTCTACGGTTGCATCTGAAGCAACTTTTAGTGCCGGCGGTAGAGTTATTGATCCATATCGAGCTTCATTGGGGTTCGACACGGTACAAATGTTGATTTGCGGAGGAGATTGGATTAGGCAAGTTCATGGAGTCAAGAAAAAATTAAag AAGGAGGAGTTTCCTATTGAGGTTTTACTGCCTGAGGTGAACACAAAGTAA